A portion of the Chlamydia caviae GPIC genome contains these proteins:
- a CDS encoding DUF5070 domain-containing protein, whose amino-acid sequence MRIVLHLEHLRHFQNQGSILFEDLVSADDCFALETKLRHFVESLSKNTLDARWRDNIFRSLPEVAALVKKRRLDTFAANLVHRPRLSLVGDFWVLPGDKLIEREEDCQLLLSLSGDRVGQGVFFVGPYPTDLYFPESGETALLLVFSSAGIPIS is encoded by the coding sequence ATGAGGATCGTTCTACATTTAGAACACCTGCGCCATTTTCAAAATCAAGGTAGTATATTATTCGAAGATTTGGTCTCTGCAGACGATTGTTTTGCTTTAGAAACAAAACTCAGACACTTCGTAGAATCCCTATCCAAAAATACACTAGATGCGCGCTGGAGAGACAATATCTTTCGTTCCCTTCCTGAAGTGGCAGCTTTAGTTAAAAAGCGGCGTTTGGATACTTTTGCCGCGAATCTCGTGCATCGACCTCGATTATCGTTAGTTGGTGATTTTTGGGTTTTGCCCGGCGATAAGCTTATCGAAAGAGAAGAAGATTGTCAGCTACTCTTATCTTTATCGGGAGATAGGGTAGGGCAGGGAGTATTTTTCGTTGGACCTTATCCTACGGATCTTTATTTCCCAGAATCAGGGGAAACAGCTCTTCTGCTTGTCTTCTCTTCTGCGGGGATCCCTATTTCTTAA